TCTTCAAAATTTTCAAGGGTCCGCCTGTTTGTAATTCCTGTAAGGGCAATATGGAGATTCTCATCCCATGCCTTCAGGTCAAATTTAACGCAACCGCCGGACTGAAGGGACAGATCAATCATGGTTTTAAGGAGGGCCTTATTCATTGAGCCATTTGTCTCCCAGCATATTCTCAAAATCATTCCTTTATTATTTTCTAGTGCAAGCCTTGAGGCATTTATAGCAAAGGGCAGCTGGGCTGCGGGATCACCTCCAAAATAACATATGCAGGATGTCCTTGAATTTATGCTTGATAAAAGCTCCTCTGCCTTTCTTGTTTCAGGACTCAGTGTCTCTTCCCTGAAATGCCAGTTCTGACAGTAAAGACAGTTAAATGAACAGGCATGAAAGAATACTGCAAGATTATTAAATCCATACTCAGGACCCTGAGAGTGAGCATACCTCGGATAACCTGAGCCAGTGCCACCAGCGCATACCCAGTCTCCTACACAGTTTGTCGGAAGGGGATCATGATACCATGAAAGTTTTCCTTCATCCTTAGTTACTCCGGTAAGGCTTCCTTTTTCGTTTCTTCTTAAACCGCAGTAACCCAGCTCACCCTCCGGTATCATGCACTCATTCACGCAGAGATTGCATGGTATCCCTGCTGGATCCCGGGGAGGAGCTTCAGGCAGGCCGAATCTTTTCCTGCTTCTTTTATGGGCATTCATTGCAACAGAAAGACCTTCAGCTGGATTATTCCTTATACACTTCAGACAGACAGAGAGTTCCTCGGATATTAGAGGTGAGGTTACATTGCAGAGTCTGCATCTACCCATATTTAAATTATATCAATAACTGTAAAGCTATTTTTAAGCCTGAATTACTGCTAGGAAAAAGGCAGCATGTCAAACCTGAGTGCGACAGTACGAGCAGGTAGGTAAAATGGTTTTTTAATGTACCGGTGCTTCATGGAGAAGGCAGGCACATAGAGGAATTAAGGAAGATATACCATTTACTCCAATGATAGAGCATGGTTAAAGGATAGAGAACTCTTATTTCCCGAACCTCAGAGAGGGAATTGATAGGAGAAGTAAAGTCTTAGTCCTTTTTTCTTGATATATTCCCTCAGATCTGGTGAGGCCTGGTAGGTAACAATAAGAGGGATTTTTTCTCCTTCTATTATCTCATCAAGTTTTCTTAGCTGTTTTAGAAAATCATCTACATCCTTCTTCTTTATCTGGGATTTGCATTCTCCAACAATCCAGACCTTCCTGCCGTTTTTTCTTCCACGGCCAATTATATTCACCTCAATATATCCTTCACCAAAATACTCTATAAAATCCCTTCTAAGAGGCTCAAGGAGTTTATGCCCATCTCCTTCTCCAGAAGGGCTGGAAGACCAACATATGCCCTGTCTTCAAGGACATAACCAACAGTGTGCTGAAGACCTCCAAGATGCTCCCTTGTCTTTCTGTGCTCAGCTACAAGTTCTCTTATCTCCTCTTCTGTCCTCTTCTGTGCCTCAGCAAGCTCAGCTACAATATTTTTCAGGTCATTGAACTCAACCTTGGTAACTGTATTTGCTATCTCTGTATATACCCTGCCCATTATATTGGCAAGTTTCAGTGCCACAGACTCTGGAAGGTCTTCTTTAAGAGTATTATATATCTCAAGGGTATCAAGTATAGAGCATTATATCATAAAATTAACTGAAGGGTAATGGTTGCTGTGGTAGTTATCTGATAAAAGAATCCTACGGTAGTAATCTTTTCTGATAAAATATTTTAAAGCTTGAAGTAAAGGAAAAGGTATGGATGAGAATATCAGGAAATTAATTTTCAAAATCTTCCCATTTTTATTTTGGCTCAAGGATTACAGAAAAGAAAATCTAATAAAGGATTTTCTGGCGGGCTTAACAATTTCTGTTGTATTAATTCCCCAGTCAATGTCCTATGCAATGATTGCAGGCCTTCCGCCTATATACGGACTCTATGCTGCCTCCATACCACCTGTTGTTGCTGCGCTCTGGGGAAGGGCGAGCCTCCTGGCAACAGGACCTGTTGCAATGGTAAGCCTCTTAACATTTTCATCCATAATACCCTTTGCAAAACCTGGAACACCTGAATACATAAATATGGCAATTAACCTTGCCCTCCTTGTGGGTTTAATACAGTTTTTAATGGGTGCCTTCAGGCTTGGCTTTATAATGCGCTTTGTATCCCATCCTGTTATAGTGGGTTTCACAAATGCCGCTGCCATAATAATAGCCTCCACACAGATACAGCATCTGCTGGGCATAAGCGTAAAAGGAAGTGAATTTATACTTCCCATGTTTCTGGAAATAGGAAAGAATATAAGCAATACAAATACCTACACATTAGCGGTCGGTCTTTTTGCATTTACCATCATAATAGCAGGTAAAAAGATTCATGATAGCTTTCCCGGTGCAATGGTTGCATCTGTTATTACAACACTTTTAGTCTATGCATTGAATCTTAATGAAGCAGGGGTAAAAACTATAGGAGATCTGCCTAAGGGTCTGCCCTCTCCATCTTTCACCTTTGTTGATTTTGAACATACTGCTCGCCTGATAGGACCTGCCCTTGTAATAGCAATAGTTGGGTTCATGGAGGCAATGGCGATTACAAAGGCTATATCCTCCAGGACAAGGGAGCCAGTTGATATAAATCAGGAATTAATAGGACAGGGAGCTGCAAACATCATAGGTTCACTGTTTAAATCCTATCCGGTAAGTGGTTCCTTCTCCAGAAGTGCCGTTAATCTTCAGGCAGGTGGCAAGACCGGACTTTCAAATATCTTTTCAGGTTTAATTGTTATTGCTGTCCTTTTGTTCTTCACATCAACATTTTATTATCTTCCGAAGGCAACGCTTGCAGCAATTGTTATGCATGCTGCAACAGGGCTGATAAAACACAGTCAGTTTATAAAGCTCTACAGGACATCAAAACATGATGGCATCATCGCTCTCATAACATTCTCATTCTGTTTTATTACAAAACCCGATTATGCTATATTTATAGGCATTGCGGTCTCGCTGCTGTTTTTCCTCTGGGAGTCCATGACTCCCCGCATAGCTATATTAACAAGAAATCCTAAAACAGAGATTTTCGAAGATTATGAGACAAACAGGCTTCCTTTCTGTCCCCAGATACTATATTTGAGACCTGAATTTTCCATTTATTTCGCCAATGCTGAATTTATCAGAGAGTACATACTGAAGAAGGTTGAGGAGAGCAAGAATGGACTGAAATTTGTCCTGATAGACATGGAGGCAGTAAACAGGATAGATGCAACAGGAATAGATGAAATGAAAGAGCTAATAGGAGAATTAAGAAAGATGGACATTGAACTGTACATCGCCAACGTCCATAAACCTGTTCGGGAAGTACTGCATAATTCAAGCATAATGACGATGCTAAAGCAGGACAAATGCCTGAAATCAAAGGCAGAATCAATTACACTTCTTTTCAATAAATTGGACCATAAATATTGTAAGGAAAAATGTCCTTTCACGGTTTTCTGGGAATGCGAAACTGTCAAGTAAGTATATTAAAAGCTATACTAAAAATAAAGACCAGGGATTTATTCCCCTTTACAATTTTTAAGCATGAGTAACATACTTCTTCCCTTCGGATTGATTATCCTGATAGGTATTATTTTCAGGAGATATAAAATTGGTGGACTTGATGCTGATCTGCTTCGCCGGTCAATTAATGTTACCGTATTAAACATTTTTCTGCCTGCTCTTTGTATAAAGATAATATACGGTTCTAAAATTGACAGGGAGTTGATTCTTGTTCCTGCCAGTGCATGGTTCACTATAATCTCAAGTCTCTTACTTGCCACTGGAGTTTATAGACTTCTTCAGCAAAGATTGCACATAAAACCATCCGAAAAAGGTATACTTATAATTTCTGCTGCCTTTGGCAATGTCTCCTATCTCGGACTTCCTGTTCTTACAGGGCTCTACGGCCAGGAGGCTGCAAGGTATGCATTATTTTATGACCTTCTAGCATCAACGCCCCTGCTATGGCTTGTTGGAAGCACTATAGCCTCAAAATATGGAGAAAACAAAAGTTTTGAGTTCAGGGAATCCCTTAAAACAATAGCT
Above is a genomic segment from Thermodesulfovibrionales bacterium containing:
- a CDS encoding radical SAM protein; protein product: MGRCRLCNVTSPLISEELSVCLKCIRNNPAEGLSVAMNAHKRSRKRFGLPEAPPRDPAGIPCNLCVNECMIPEGELGYCGLRRNEKGSLTGVTKDEGKLSWYHDPLPTNCVGDWVCAGGTGSGYPRYAHSQGPEYGFNNLAVFFHACSFNCLYCQNWHFREETLSPETRKAEELLSSINSRTSCICYFGGDPAAQLPFAINASRLALENNKGMILRICWETNGSMNKALLKTMIDLSLQSGGCVKFDLKAWDENLHIALTGITNRRTLENFEEASRCIPLRPEPPPIIASTLLVPGYIDDREIKDISRFIASLNPEIPYSLLAFYPHFYMKDLPLVKKVDAYRYLKIAQEQGLKNVRIGNIHLLT
- the sulP gene encoding sulfate permease; translation: MDENIRKLIFKIFPFLFWLKDYRKENLIKDFLAGLTISVVLIPQSMSYAMIAGLPPIYGLYAASIPPVVAALWGRASLLATGPVAMVSLLTFSSIIPFAKPGTPEYINMAINLALLVGLIQFLMGAFRLGFIMRFVSHPVIVGFTNAAAIIIASTQIQHLLGISVKGSEFILPMFLEIGKNISNTNTYTLAVGLFAFTIIIAGKKIHDSFPGAMVASVITTLLVYALNLNEAGVKTIGDLPKGLPSPSFTFVDFEHTARLIGPALVIAIVGFMEAMAITKAISSRTREPVDINQELIGQGAANIIGSLFKSYPVSGSFSRSAVNLQAGGKTGLSNIFSGLIVIAVLLFFTSTFYYLPKATLAAIVMHAATGLIKHSQFIKLYRTSKHDGIIALITFSFCFITKPDYAIFIGIAVSLLFFLWESMTPRIAILTRNPKTEIFEDYETNRLPFCPQILYLRPEFSIYFANAEFIREYILKKVEESKNGLKFVLIDMEAVNRIDATGIDEMKELIGELRKMDIELYIANVHKPVREVLHNSSIMTMLKQDKCLKSKAESITLLFNKLDHKYCKEKCPFTVFWECETVK
- a CDS encoding AEC family transporter, translated to MSNILLPFGLIILIGIIFRRYKIGGLDADLLRRSINVTVLNIFLPALCIKIIYGSKIDRELILVPASAWFTIISSLLLATGVYRLLQQRLHIKPSEKGILIISAAFGNVSYLGLPVLTGLYGQEAARYALFYDLLASTPLLWLVGSTIASKYGENKSFEFRESLKTIASLPPIWAMLIGIILNFTGIPLPDFILKTLDLLANLVVPLMIFSIGLALTIPKVEHTCAIIPAVVIKLTIVPFISFFTAYMLGLRDIALAACFIEGAMPTMVLSLLIAARFRLDISISAFMIVVTTVLSFITLPFAIHITNLLIR